The Microcella flavibacter DNA segment CGACGACCGCGAACCGCCACGTCGAGCCGGGGTGCCGACCGATGGGCGCGTCGATCGTGCCGGAGAAGGGGTCGGGATGCCCCTGGACGAGCGCGTGGTAGATCTTCTCGACCTCGCGGTCGTGGAACTGCCGCTTGAGCTCGACGTAGGCCCGCTCGCTCTTCGCGACCACCATCAGACCGCTCGTGCCGGCGTCGAGACGGTGCACGATGCCCGCCCGCTCCGCGGGGCCCGAGGTCGCCGTGCGGACGCCGCCGGCGGCGAGGGCACCGAGCACGGTCGGACCCTCCCAGCCCATGCTGGGGTGCGCGGCCACGCCGACCGGCTTGTCGATCACGACGAGGTCGTCGTCCTCGTGCATGATCCGCAGGTCGTCGACCGCGCGCGGCTCGACCCGCACCTCGCGCCGCGGCTGCCACTCGACCTCGAGCCACGCGTCGCCCACCAGCCGGTCGCTCTTGCCGACCGCGCGGCCGTCGAGCCGGACTCCCCCGGCCTCGGCGATCTCGGCCGCCTGGGTGCGCGAGAAGCCGAGCAGCTTCGCGAGCCCGGCGTCGACGCGCTCGCCGGAAAGCCCGTCGGGGACGGGGAGCGATCGCGACTCGGTCACGATCGTGCTCCCCGTCCCCGACGGAGGGTGCTGCTCAGGAGCCGTAGCCCGGGAAGGTGCCCGGGGTCTGCTGCGGCTGGCCGAAGCTCGGCGCGGAGCCCGGGAAGCCGTAGCCGGGCGCGGGCGCGGAGGCCGGAGCGGCCGCCGAGCTCGCCGAGGCGGCGGAGCCCGCCGGCGCGGCGGGCGCGGCCGAGCTCTGCGAGCTGGTCTCGAGCTCGCGCAGCTGGCCCTGGATGTACGTGCGCAGCTGCGAGCGGTACTCGCGCTCGAAGACGCGCAGCTCCTCCACGCGGGTCTCGAGCGTGGCGCGCTCGGCGTTCAACGCGTCGACGATCTCGCGCTGCGTGCCCTCGGCCTCGGAGATGAGGCGCGCCTTGTGCGCCTCGCCCTCGGCGATGAGCTCGTCGCGCTTGGCGATGCCCTCTCGCACGTGCTCCTCGTGCAGGCGGCGGGCGAGCTGCAGCAGGTTGTTGGTGCTCGTCGTCTCGAGCTCGGACGAGGTCTGGCCGTAGGCCGGCGCCTCGACGGCCGGAGCGGCCGGGGCCGAGGGCACCGCGGGCGCGGGGGCCGGCGTCGGCTCGGGAGCGGGGGTCTCGGCGACGACCGGGCTCGGCGCGGGCGCGGAGGCGGGGGCCGAGGCCGGGAGCGCACCGCTGCGCTGCTGCTCGGCCATGCGGGCATCCGCGGCGACGAGCCGCTGGCGCAGCTCCTCGTTCTCCTGGTTGAGGCGGCGGAGCTCGACGACGATCTCGTCGAGGAAGTCG contains these protein-coding regions:
- a CDS encoding RluA family pseudouridine synthase, with the protein product MTESRSLPVPDGLSGERVDAGLAKLLGFSRTQAAEIAEAGGVRLDGRAVGKSDRLVGDAWLEVEWQPRREVRVEPRAVDDLRIMHEDDDLVVIDKPVGVAAHPSMGWEGPTVLGALAAGGVRTATSGPAERAGIVHRLDAGTSGLMVVAKSERAYVELKRQFHDREVEKIYHALVQGHPDPFSGTIDAPIGRHPGSTWRFAVVADGKPSVTHYDTLEAFPAATLLEVHLETGRTHQIRVHMAAQRHPCAGDAMYGADPRLSERLGLGRQWLHAMHLGFAHPATGDAVRFSSLYPADLQHALDVLEAP
- a CDS encoding DivIVA domain-containing protein; protein product: MALTPEDVVNKRFQSTKFREGYDQDEVDDFLDEIVVELRRLNQENEELRQRLVAADARMAEQQRSGALPASAPASAPAPSPVVAETPAPEPTPAPAPAVPSAPAAPAVEAPAYGQTSSELETTSTNNLLQLARRLHEEHVREGIAKRDELIAEGEAHKARLISEAEGTQREIVDALNAERATLETRVEELRVFEREYRSQLRTYIQGQLRELETSSQSSAAPAAPAGSAASASSAAAPASAPAPGYGFPGSAPSFGQPQQTPGTFPGYGS